The genomic interval CTGTGCGCAACACAATCCATCTGTTCTTCcgtcatttaaaaacatccttCACTTGTTTCTCTGCAGACTTATCCATCACTTGCACACTTCCTTCTGTAGCTACGACTTTCTTCCCTGTCTCACTGGTTTTGATGATGGTggtctttgtgcttttggtgaCGGTGGCAGCGCTGCTGGTGACGCTGCTAGTGCTGTCACCCTTTGCAGTCACAACTTCCTGCTTAACCAGACCTGTTTTTTGAACATCTTTTCCAGAACTTTGGGATGAGACACTTGTAAGATGGCTGCTTTCAAGGTCGTAGTTCAAAACTAAGCAAAAAGATATCAGAGCACAGTCACAAAAGCTGCGCCTTATAAATGTGCATAGCTGGGGTGAAATACTTCAAAaagcatatatgtatataaaaagaGATGCTTTATGTGAATAAAGAAACTCACGGTGTGGTTTATAGATGGAGAGAGACTGGAATGAACCAAACAGTCTGTGAAGAAACACATAGTAAGTACAAAACGTCCATAGGAATATATTGTGATACTCTtttcttaaagagatagttcacccaaaaatgaaaattctgtcattaattcaccctcatgttgttccagatgaatttataaaacgtggtagttgcattgctgtctatgcagggtcagaaagctcttggatttcatcaaaaatgtctctGAAAGTATGAAACTGCACCCACCTGCTTTCTTCTCCTTCCAGGAGTTTCCTATAGGTGGCGATCTCAATGTCCAGTGCCAGTTTGATGTTCATCAATGACTGGTACTCGCGCACCTGACGAGCCATATCCTGTTTAGCTCTCAGAAGAGCTGCTTCCAGCTCCTGCAGACGTAGTTTTGCATCTTTCACAGCTAGTTCACCTCGTTCTTCTGCCTTTTTAATCTGCGTCTCGTGGTTTGAATGCTTAAATGAGAGGAGACAAAAGATTAAATACTTCCCACACTCTGACATATAACTAAAGATCAACTCAATTCATtgagatcatctgagaccaattcacatataatacaCTTTACCTAGATTTACTGAAAGAATGTGTGCTTTGTTCTTATCAAATGTCATCAAAAATGGTCAAGCCCTATGTATGCTATGCATTGTTTACTGacattttaacacattctttcttttgtttttgacaaCTGACTCTgaatagttaaattaaaaagatagttcacccaaaaatgaaaccgtgtcatcatttactcgcccacctatcattccaaaccttttgagtttctttcttatgttgaacataaaagaagttattttgaagaatgctggtaatcaaacagttgatggttCCTATTAACTTTCATAGTATTTCTTTCCCTACTATGGAAGTTAACCAACAACTATTTGGTTCaaagttcttcaaaatatcttcttttgtgtccaGCACAAGAAAGAAACTTTcataggtttggaatgacatgagggtaaatgacaaaattttcatttttgggtgaactattcctttaaatcacctttatttGTACAGTACTTTATTCAGTAAATTGGCTTCACAGTAATAAAAAGGAAAGTAACAGAATCAGTGTTGCAAGGTTCAAATTTGAGGCTAATTCACATTGtgctgtaaagcagctttaAAGTGTTATTGTTAGTGAAAGTGTTATTATTCAGCTCAAGCTGAtgatcagttcagttcaataactGTGTAAAGTTCATTAATTATGAGTAATTATGAGAAATGGGATCAATTTAATGataagcagctctacagatggCAATAGCAccattacagttgaggtcattagtttacatcccccttttagAATTTGcctaatgttaattattttaccaaaataagggggatcatacaaaatgtatgttattttttatttagtactgacctgaataaaatatttcacaaaaaatacaaaaaattcacaagacaaaataaaagttgaatttataaaaatgaccccgttcaaaagtttacatcttcGTGAGtcataatactgtgttgttacctgaatgatccacagctgttgttgttgttgttgttgttgctgttgtttttgttttggtttagcgatagttgttcatgagtcccttgtttgtcctgaacagttaaactgcccgttgttcttcagaaaaatcctttaggtcccacaaattctttagtttcccagcatttttgtgcatttgaactctatgattttgagatccatcttttcacactgagcacaattgagggactcatatgcaactatttaaaatgctcactgattctccagacagaaaaaacatgcattaagagctggggggtgaaaacttttggagtttgaagatcagggaaaattttacttattttgtcttccgggaaatatgtaagtatcttctgtagcctctgaatggcagtactaattgaaaaaaatatgatatttaggcaaaataataaaaatccccattcttttcaaaagttttcatcccctggctcttaatgcatcagtttttttttttcaggagcaTCAGtcagtgtttgaaccttctgtaatagttgcatatgagtccctcagttgtcaaaaaattgatctcaaaatcatagagtcattgttggaaagggttcaaatacgtTGGTTcaaaaatgttggaaaacctaagaatttgtgggacctaaaggatttttctgaagaacagcagacaatttaactgttcaggacaaacaaggaactcatgaacaaaaaaaaacagctgtggatcattcaggtattaagaatcaatttaattattattttcatgtgtggactgtatgtaaacatctgtgaaatatcttattcaggtcagtactaaaaaaacaataatatgcatttgtgtgatccttcttattttggcaaaataattagcattttgcagatAATGAAAAGGGGATGTCAATTTTTGACCTCATCTGTATTTGCTTCAAGTCAGTTTAGTGTTGATTTGGTTCAGTTCAGTAATGTTGCAAAATTCAATttagctgtaaagcagctctacagaaaacagtcattttaaaaaaaagttcttacCTGTCCCTTAACAAGATCCATCTCAGAGTGTATATGTGCAATTCTTCGACTGTACTCTGCAATTTCAGCCTTGCTGCTTTTCAGGTCATCTCCATGTTTGGTTACCCTCAACTGCATTTCTTCAtactaacattttacagatttaacATGTTACACTTTAGAAAAGCTCAAATAtcataatgcaataaatatatatattttttgtgacatgcacacacacaatgcattaaagtaAAGTCACCTTCTGTTGGTACCAGCTCTCTGCTTCGGCACGGTTGCGGTTGGCAATCTCCTCATACTGAGCACGAACTTCAGCCACAATGGCATCCATGTCCAGATTCCTGCTGTTGTCCATCTCCACAATGACTGATGTGTCCTTTATCTGAGTCTGGAGCTCACGGAGTTCCTGTAAGCAGGAAGCAAAAATGACTGAACATGGCCATTCTAAATCCtgtttatgttgtttgtttgttttttaagatttaCACTGCTTACACACCGTGAGAGTTATACACTCTTAAGAGTTATGCTTTACTATCAGTTACCTCAATAAATTATATCTGTAAAGGCTATTTTACATGACTATACtaaatgatttatttgaaatgtgaaGGGAGTGAATGGTACCGCCTCGTAAATCTGCCAAAGGAAGTTGATCTCATCTGTTAGGCTGTCCAACTTACATTCCAGCTCCACTTTATTCAGATATGCACCATCAGCGTCCTAACatacacaaaacacaatataaaatatatttctaataattaattataattagtttccaaatatttaaaaatacttgaTCTGTGTGTGCCTTTGCATTATGCACTGACCTTTTTAAGGACCACAAATTCGTTGTCAGAGTCATTCCGTTTGTTAATTTCATCTTCATACCTGAGGAGGAATGTTCAAGGTTtgtttgaatgtgtgtgtgaaatgtcCTGAAACACTTTAGTGCACAAACATGCAAGATTTAAGACACTGTGCAGACATCTCCAACAATCTCACTTGCTCTTGAAGTCTTCTACCAGGCTTCTCATGTCCCGCAGGCCAGACTCCAGACGCACTTTCTCATTACCTAGACCATCCAGCTGTCTGCGCAGGTTAGCAATGTAGGTCTCAAACATAATATCAATGCTGGTTTGGCGGCTTGTCTGTTCCTGCAGGAGCGACCACTTGGTCTCCAGCATCTTGTTCTGCTGTTCCAGGAAGCGCACCTGGGAAAGagagtgtaaaaaataaagcaagctTACATAGTTTAAAAACTgcagttaatacattaatagacTAGATAATGCTTTGTTAACAACCGTAAATAGTTCTCACTATAGATTAGGTGAcagaaaatcataaaatgtcattaattaaaggagaagttctcttccagaacaaaaatttacagatgatttactcacccccttgttatccaagatgttcatgtctttctttcttcagtcataaagaaattatgttttttgaggaaaacatttcatgatttctcTCCCTATAGTGCACTTCTGTGGTGTccctgagtttaaacttccaaaatgcagtttaaatgcagcatcaaagggctctaaacgaagAATGGTCTTATTTTATTGGttacgattggttattttataaagaaaaatgtacaatttatatccTTTTTAGCATCAAAGCTCGTCTTGTGTGAACTCtatgtattccggttcatgatagttagggtatgtcgaaaaaactcatgttctccctcaacttcaaaatcgtcctacatcactgttttgcctttttttgtaaagggcgtttgatcttctttgcacattcactttgacccggaatacacagagttcacgcagagctagacaagacaagcatttgaggttaaaaagtatatatttcacaagataagacccttcttccttggtttagagccctttgaagctgcatttaaactgcagtttggaagttcaaacttaggggggcaccatagaagtccattatatggagaaaaatcctgaaatgtttttctcaaaaaccatgaacatcttggatgacaaggaggtgagtacattatctgtaaattgttgttccggaagtgaacttctcctttaatgtgcaAAAGTCTCTCTGTGCTTTATTGAACAGGTCATGAGAATTTAAAACTAGCTGCGTGTGTGCTCAGATAGGTGTGTTTGTATAAAAGCATGCGTAAGGGAGTGGCGGTTGCACCTGATAGTAAACTGATATTGCCCAAAAAGCGACAAAGGTGTGTTTATGACAGAGAGTGGACATTGTCCCTGCAGGTTAATCAGTCAATTGGGGGTCCTGATAAAATGAGTCACTAATAGAACTGGGCCTACTGTTATCACAATCACATACATTAAAAGATCCACACAAAAGGTTGAAATGAAGACAAGAAGAAGAAGGAGATAACTTACTTTGTCAATGAATGAAGCAAAGCGGTCGTTGAGTGTCTTGATCTCCTCTTTCTCCTGAGTCCTGATGGTGTGGATGTTTGGGTCAATTTCCAAGTTCAGAGGTGCCAGAAGGCTTTCATTGACTTTTACAGCTGTAATTGGAGGGCACAGGACTGGACTGGAGCCCCAACCTTCTCTCGAAACCATCGCTGAATGGGAAAGTGGGGTCCGCCTGTTTCTGCTCACACTCACTGTGGAGTGACTGCTGAAAGACTTTACGGTTTTCTTGGAGTTCAGCATCTCTGGACAACACAgccctcagtgtgaaagagGAGAGAGAGTTGAGGGGTTGGAAACTCAAAAATGGTGGGATGACAGACATTCCCTCAAATCTTTATATCGAGTGCAGGGAGTGGCTCAAGGCCAGCTTATTGGTCAAAAGACAATTTTCTAGATATGTATAGAGAGTTATGGGGTTGAACGTTGAGAGGACAATTATACCGTTATACATTAACAGCTTCACTTCGACCCCTGAGCAAAGGGAAAATTCTTAGAATATTCAAAATCTTACAATACTTTTATGTTCAAATCTGTACATGTAAAAGCATTTCTACTTTTACCTCGCATCCTTAATTGACATGAGAGCACTGTAACGGCAGATCCAACCTCAGCCAATCTAAGAAAACTAATTAAAGgaaaatattaagaatcaatatacactcttaaaaataaaggtgctttacaaggttcttcacagcgatgccatagaagaaccattttggttccacaaagaaccattcagtcaaaggttctttaaagaaccatctctttcttactttttataatctgaagaactttctttcgccacaaagaaccttttgtgaaacagaaaggttcttcagatgttaaaggttctttatggaactatttagtcaaaaaaggttcttctatggcatcgtgaagcacctttattttggaGTGTAATTGCACAAAAGAGTGTATAACATTTCATGAGTGTGTATAACCACTGTATGAGTGTTCATGTATATTTCCCAACTTCTACAGTTATATATCCACCCAATAAtcaaagggttagtttaccctcatgttgttccaaacccttaaatccttcattcatctttggaacacaaattaagatatttttgatgaaatctgagagcttttttaccctgcatagacagcaatgcaatatCTTAATTCGTGTTCCAAAGATTAACTAAggtttacaggtttggaatgacatgaaggtgagtaattaatgacagaattttcttttttgggtcaactatcagTTTAATTGCTGACTTAAGGCGGGTCCCACTATCTACAGtgcaaatgcaaaaacagtTACACTTTAAACTCATTACTGAGACAAGTCTGATTTTCCCTTGAAGCCTCCTCCACACACACATTCCATTGGTTTGGTCGATAATGTACTTCTCTGGAAGCAAAAGGCACTGTGGGCTGATCTGTCCAACTTGTACATTGTTGTAAAGATAACACTCCAAGACTTAACTGCAGGGTACATATTGCTGGGTTTCAGTCATCTGACTTTCAGCCATCTTATTGCAGCCCACCCTTTCTATGTGAGCTCCATGCCACAGTGCactacagaaaaataataaattaaatgtggcAGGTTCCCCAAGGGGTGCAAAAATACAAGAAACACAAGCCTTAAACAGTTATGGCAAACACATTTAAGGCAACATTCGTGCCAAGAGTGATTTATATGGGGACAGGTTTGTGCACTTCTGTCATAAAAACGTCCTGGCATCTCTTGTTCCCCTTTTTCACTGCAGGCAAATTTCAGTTCTCCTGTGCTAATACAGGTTAATGCCAACTAAAGACAGTTCATTaaagttttctctttttttggccAAGGGAGGACTGACTGCATTGGTACAGTGATTGCAAGTGATTTGTCATGACATAAGAAAGCTATTCAAATTGGGCACTTGCGTTGTAGACAAACAGTAGTAGACGTGGTGCCCGTTTGTAGTAAAGATTAGATATAAAAGTGGAATGACTGTTATTTCAGTTATTCTGCTAGCAAGGAGGATTCTCTCTTCTGGTCAGACAGACTCTGAAAAGGAATTCAAGCTGAACTTAACAAACATGCTGCGCTCACATGTACATATGTGATAAGACGTGACAGTCTAGACatacgattaaaaaaaaattaacaaatattgtATTTGACAGGAATATTGCAAGTTGGTGACAGTAATTACAAAGaatttacatttgtaattacaactgtaattacaaagaaaaaaagaaaatacatcaTAGCTTACATTTCAAAGATGTTTGAGGTGGaagaatttaaaatagattttggATTTAAATACAGAGGAGTCAGATCTGAATCCAGCTTGTTCATTTACTAATCTTCCAGCAAGGACTAATAGTCAAAGCTAAACTTACAAACTCTGGCCTTTTTATTAATCTACCAAAACCTTCAAATTGCCATtgttgcttaaagggatagttcaccccaaaatgtaaattctgtcattaattactcatcttcatgtcgttttaaacttgtaagacctttgttcatcttcggcagataatttaagatttttttttatgaaatctgagagctttctgaccctgcatagacagcaacacaactgacaggttcccagaaaggtagtaagggcattgataaaatagttcatgagacatcagtggttcaaccgtaattttgcaaagaaaacaaaaataaaggctTAATTTAAAGACATGGAAGAGTAGACATTGTTGAACAAAGttgtcattgtgttttctttgcaGACTAAAAGTATTCTcaaagcttcataacattaaggttgaacaactgatgttacatggactattttaacaatgttcttactacctttctgggccttgaatgtgtcagttcaATTCATTTTTGGAAAGCGATCAAAAGATGATTTACTCAGTCCTTGCTAGTAGATGCTATAACTACATAATCTCGATCCATTAAGGCCCCATTAAAAGTAGCTgtgtattttgtaataaataaataaataaataaaaacctacAAGTAATATTGCAGGGCCGCAGCAATCTGTAAGGAAACCTGCACTCTCAGAATAAAGTTGTCAGTGGGGCGGTACCCTAAAGTACAAAAGCATCTTTGTACCTTAATTATCTCTAAATGCTACGTATTAGTACTTGAAAGGTATATATTAGTAACAAAAGTGTACATTTAGTACTTTTTGAAAGGGTACAACCCCAGTGacagttttgtacatttcttcTGAGAGCGCTGGGAAAGACATCATGGAGAGCGAACATAATATTAGTAggatagatttttaaaatataaattaattattttattcagcaagaatgcataaaattgatcaaaatagacagtaaagacatgttacaaaatatcactgtttttctgcatttttgatcaaataaatgcagccttggtgagcataagagatttgcCCCCTAGTTTTTGAACTGttgaattgtgtttatatgcacaccaaattacaaagaaatcgaaacaaattctctctctctggaATCAATGATTAAAcaagattacaaaaaaatgaataaacgaACTGCATATCTGTTCTCTGGAAGATGCAACAGTAAAGGAGTAAATACTGTTAGTCCTGATATGTGTCAGACCTTTAGTCACCTctcaacaaatacaaacatATCCTCTTAAACTAATACATGATTAAAATCATAACATGACTAAATGGGACGGGGAAAGATTAATTACTGATCAGTAAAATCAGTCATCAAGAAACAATAATTATTGAAGAATAATGTATTAATCAGTtagtaaatttattttactcataaataAAAGGAGAAATTTACAAATGGACAAAAACCCACAATTCTCCTTGAAGGCTTTTGACTACTTCATGTTCATTCTGATCAGTGGCTCCTGGAATGCGCTTCACTCTCTTTTATTTGAGTTAGTTAGTGTTGTGTAACATGACCACAAACAAGCCCAAACCAGCAGCTAACCAATGCTGACCGATTGTTGCAGGCTTGAGGCATACATTTTCAAGAGTATAATTCTGGTAATTCAACAGAGTACCCTTATGCGCACTGCTTGTATTCCTGTAATAAGTAAAAAGGGTGTGGTGTCCTGCAGGCGAAAACAGGTGACTGTCGTTAAAACAGATCTTTAAACAGGGCAATTGCACCACAACTGGTTTCCCTTTTAAGGCAGCACGGTGTAAATCTATGACAGCGCTAATGAAAAACAATTGGCTCGTGAGTGACTGTTTGCGTTTGGATAAATGTTTCACAGAATGAGAAAGCCTTCTATGTAAGTACAAGGTATGAACTGAAGAAGGGAGTTGTTTTACATAAACAGTGCTCAGTTAGGAAGGAATAGAAACGGACGATGACGTGTGCTGTCATATTTTAATAGGCTTAATAGACAAAGACAAATCTTAATTAGGCCTGCATCTATGTATCACTCTGCCACAGTGGGAACGGCTGCAAAATtgtgaaacacagtaataaagaGAAATTGAGAAAAATCTGGAAAAAGCTTAAGTTGGATTACTGCATTGTGATGCATTTCAACCAACATTAGCATAGTGAAATATAGTCTAGAATCAACATGCAGCGGGCTctgaagaaaaatacaaatgctGAATACTTTGAGTCATGCCAGTGAATCAAGAGAGAAAAACGTTGGTGAGCTGAAATGGAAAAAGCTGAGTAAAAACATGTGCTGGCGGTAAACTAATTACATTATGGTAAATCTGTTCTGAGTTTCCACAGTTTTAGCGGGTTTTTTGCACTCCCTTGTGGCTGAGTTTGGAATTGCATTATGTCTGCACAACACTGAGTGGATCGACAGTTCTGGTTTAGACCAACAAGTCATGGTTTGGCTGGTTAGCAAGGTTTAAATAAACCTTCAGTGggcaaaaaaatgcattcactGACAGGAATTTCCTTTTTCATGAATTTGTTGGTACTGATTGGGACTGTGTCTACTCTTCTAGTGTTGTCACTACCTGTCCCTTCACCTacttttacctttattttttatcagatGAATCATGAAAACAATTTCTTAATCTGCTGAGAAAATCTATGTGGCATGTCACAGGGTGTGTCTGTCGCACTAATCCATCGTAACGGTTTACCTCACCCCAGCCAATCACACATCTCACAGCCTTCTATCTTTGCTTTAGTCTACAGGCATACAAAACAAGATGATTCATGAGGTAAAAATCTCAGTGACATATAATTACACACAAAAGTCTTTATATCAACCACTCTTTATGTTGAAATAAAAGattcacttttaattgtttacatatgtttttttgtacACATTTGTAATTAGTCATACTACAACACAATTCTTACACAGATTACAACATTattaagtaaaaacagtaacattgtgaaagaTTATGTGGGTATATATCACAATAGAGTGGATTGTGTTATTATTCCATTCTATAGCGTCagatgatcctttagaaatcacagtaatatgatgatttggtgctcaaaaaacatttcttattattatataaatgttcaaaacagctgtgctgctgtGCCCAAATAGTTAAAAggaatagaatttattttataagaaGTATAgcataaaaagcattaaaaaaaaactttaaacttttaaacagaagtGTGCATGCAGCTAAAACACATGCTAGCATATAAACAATTCTGGAGTGAGAAAAGAGAAATCCGACTCAAGTTTCCCTTTACTGAAGGATCCagcttttcctttcctttccattattctgttttattctctTTTTCCTGAGAGTATTTGAGTTGCAGATAATGAGTGGGTACCACAGAGGGCGAATGGGtggaaacatgaataaaaaacagacaaacacaaaagAGTAATAAAAAGTTGAGCTGAATGTGTTTGCCAAAGACATTTATTTCGCTCTCTCTACAGCTTGTCGAGGCCATTTCTTCCAGATTCATCTGGAAAATGGGTGCAAGTCGAATAAAAATCCACCCTTTTTGAGTCTGTTAAAAAAATCTTGTCAGATTTGCATAAACGACAGCAAATCTGAGTTAAGTAAGTTAAGtaatgtttatgtttaaaatcaCTGCATTCATGTAGCTGAGAAATAAAGCAATCTGgcatgcatatttgtgcatgaGAGAGAAAGATATAAACCGAGTTTAGGAGTGGGGGAGGTCACATGTTGTAAAAGGGGGCAGGGTGGTGCAAATTCCTTCATTCTGGTGTGTGACTCACTGTTGCTTCGTTTTCCTGATTTTTTGATCCTCTTTTCCTCTGACTGTCTGTTCACTGTCTTCCAGCTGTGTCTGCCAACTTTTCAttggattttttgtttgtaaaccgT from Labeo rohita strain BAU-BD-2019 chromosome 6, IGBB_LRoh.1.0, whole genome shotgun sequence carries:
- the zgc:158846 gene encoding keratin, type II cytoskeletal 8: MLNSKKTVKSFSSHSTVSVSRNRRTPLSHSAMVSREGWGSSPVLCPPITAVKVNESLLAPLNLEIDPNIHTIRTQEKEEIKTLNDRFASFIDKVRFLEQQNKMLETKWSLLQEQTSRQTSIDIMFETYIANLRRQLDGLGNEKVRLESGLRDMRSLVEDFKSKYEDEINKRNDSDNEFVVLKKDADGAYLNKVELECKLDSLTDEINFLWQIYEAELRELQTQIKDTSVIVEMDNSRNLDMDAIVAEVRAQYEEIANRNRAEAESWYQQKYEEMQLRVTKHGDDLKSSKAEIAEYSRRIAHIHSEMDLVKGQHSNHETQIKKAEERGELAVKDAKLRLQELEAALLRAKQDMARQVREYQSLMNIKLALDIEIATYRKLLEGEESRLFGSFQSLSIYKPHLLNYDLESSHLTSVSSQSSGKDVQKTGLVKQEVVTAKGDSTSSVTSSAATVTKSTKTTIIKTSETGKKVVATEGSVQVMDKSAEKQVKDVFK